One segment of Anatilimnocola aggregata DNA contains the following:
- a CDS encoding mannitol dehydrogenase family protein: protein MSKGELPETVLQFGAGRFLRSFVDRFIQQANDSGQGVGRIVVVQRSADSRADSLHAQDDGFTVLVRGYEQGELIERREKVHSISRSIVAADDWREVLRVAVASELKYIVSNATEAGYQIDPTDRLTSHPPVSLPGKLTQVLWVRFNHSLRGVTILPCELIERNADKLRALVLEQASIWALPAEFTEWVTTECLWLNNLVDCIVTGPPADHPLATKDSLLTCAEPYALWAIEKPANREALLFAHPAIQLVDDLSVCYLRKVRILNGLHSAMVAKFRHQGFVTVQDVLRDAQATRWIRDLLYEEIVPAIAYRVPGVAAFADDTFDRLRNPHQQHKLADIALNHADKVRVRLQSTHEEYVQLFGKSPVRLAEVIAARV, encoded by the coding sequence ATGAGCAAGGGTGAATTGCCGGAGACCGTGCTGCAGTTTGGTGCCGGTCGCTTCCTCCGCTCGTTCGTCGACCGCTTTATTCAGCAGGCCAACGACAGCGGGCAAGGTGTCGGTCGAATCGTCGTTGTGCAACGCAGTGCCGATAGTCGCGCCGATTCGTTGCACGCTCAGGACGATGGCTTCACGGTCCTGGTCCGCGGTTACGAGCAGGGCGAACTTATCGAGCGTCGCGAAAAGGTACATAGCATCAGCCGTTCGATTGTGGCTGCTGACGATTGGCGCGAAGTGCTGCGCGTCGCGGTCGCCAGCGAACTGAAGTACATCGTCTCGAACGCGACGGAAGCCGGTTATCAAATCGACCCAACCGATCGTTTGACGAGTCATCCCCCTGTCTCGTTGCCCGGCAAGCTGACCCAAGTCTTGTGGGTCCGCTTCAATCACAGCCTACGCGGCGTGACCATCCTCCCCTGCGAACTGATCGAGCGGAACGCCGACAAGTTGCGGGCCCTGGTCCTCGAACAAGCCAGCATTTGGGCCTTGCCAGCCGAATTCACCGAGTGGGTAACCACCGAATGCCTGTGGCTGAACAATCTGGTCGATTGCATCGTCACTGGTCCCCCCGCCGATCATCCGCTCGCGACCAAGGATTCGCTCCTCACGTGCGCCGAGCCCTACGCGCTCTGGGCCATCGAGAAGCCCGCCAATCGCGAAGCGCTGCTGTTCGCTCATCCGGCGATTCAACTGGTCGATGATCTGTCAGTGTGCTACTTGCGCAAGGTTCGCATTCTCAACGGTCTGCATAGCGCTATGGTCGCGAAGTTCAGGCACCAGGGCTTTGTGACGGTGCAGGACGTGCTGCGCGATGCCCAGGCCACCCGCTGGATTCGCGACTTGCTGTACGAGGAAATTGTGCCGGCAATTGCCTACCGCGTGCCCGGTGTCGCCGCCTTTGCCGACGACACGTTCGATCGTTTGCGCAATCCCCATCAGCAGCACAAGCTGGCCGATATTGCACTCAACCACGCCGATAAAGTGCGCGTGCGCCTGCAATCGACGCATGAAGAATACGTGCAACTCTTCGGTAAGTCGCCAGTTCGCCTGGCTGAAGTTATCGCGGCGCGAGTGTAA
- a CDS encoding FtsX-like permease family protein, translated as MSLRSFSTRSLTSRLGRTLLTILSIVIGVSAVVSVSVITATTRNAYKIMFATVTGNATLEVTVPGNAGFDIAPLAKVKATPGVDVAVPLLERPTAMMFGEKRIKLSILGIDPKLDPQVRDYAITQGRMASAITAPGRPRELVLDEGFATQLGMKLGDLVSIRTTNAKYELEIVGLVKPKGGSAMRQMALALLPLERAQAMYNRRGYKGHIDSIQIVTKPEADVNQVMAAIAPQLPEGLTIHPPSGNTQLMKKTLVSTEQSLLVSTIFSLVLSVFIILNTFFMNVGERRRQMAIMRAIGATGKQLMFTLLAEAFVLGAIGTAIGIPMGLGIAWVLNRSMARGFDVIMPDPQISWLPIVLAGLLGIGVSLVGAFVPAWRASKVSPLEGMSRVSRQDIEGTGWGYLVLGVVLMIAGSVTIYMGITEQINIYAGPFGSVALLVGVVFLSPLVLEPLIKVFGWLLSPITRVEGVMAQRQILRHRVRTQLTIGVLFVAACIGIGMTNSIKDNLRDLADWKDAALTSDFFVRSMMPDMASGLAPDIPDEVGAEIEALPSLGRGLLERIVFTEGQVNDKKGVAHSVRVVARDFIDPKPPSFDLIEGSVESLREKLFDGQAVIGSVLAHDLKVKLGDDIELATLKGPEKIRVAAIANDYLVAGLSVHLERKTAERLLGIQGVDGYAVRVPDQQDLENVRRDLEAITKKHSLLLQSNAEISWAISAMVAGVEVGLWGLVYVAFLVAMIGVVNTLTMNVLEQTRELSMLRIVAMTKSQVRKTILTQALLIGMSGLSPGIVAGVLVAFIMNLAFEPSFGRRIDFHIYPGLLGGALVGAIAITLLAAWLPARRAANVDVAQALHYD; from the coding sequence ATGAGCTTGCGATCCTTTTCGACACGCTCGCTCACGTCGCGTCTGGGACGAACCCTGCTGACGATCCTGAGCATCGTGATCGGAGTCTCGGCGGTTGTGTCGGTGAGTGTGATCACGGCCACCACCCGCAACGCCTATAAAATCATGTTCGCGACCGTCACCGGCAACGCGACCTTGGAAGTAACCGTTCCTGGCAATGCCGGTTTCGATATCGCCCCGCTGGCCAAAGTGAAAGCGACCCCCGGCGTCGATGTCGCAGTTCCGTTGCTCGAACGTCCTACCGCCATGATGTTCGGCGAAAAGCGGATCAAGCTCTCAATCCTTGGGATTGACCCCAAGCTCGATCCACAGGTCCGCGACTATGCCATCACCCAAGGGCGGATGGCCTCGGCCATTACTGCGCCCGGCAGACCACGCGAACTGGTGCTCGATGAAGGCTTTGCAACTCAGCTAGGCATGAAACTGGGGGACTTGGTTTCGATCCGTACCACCAACGCCAAGTACGAACTCGAAATCGTCGGCCTGGTGAAGCCTAAGGGTGGCTCTGCCATGCGGCAGATGGCGCTCGCCTTGCTGCCGCTGGAACGGGCGCAAGCCATGTACAACCGCCGCGGCTACAAGGGTCATATCGACTCGATCCAAATCGTCACCAAGCCCGAAGCCGACGTCAATCAAGTGATGGCTGCCATCGCACCGCAGCTGCCTGAAGGACTAACCATTCATCCGCCGTCCGGCAATACCCAGCTGATGAAGAAGACGCTGGTCTCGACCGAACAGAGCCTGCTCGTGTCGACCATTTTCTCGCTAGTCTTGTCGGTGTTCATCATTCTCAACACGTTCTTTATGAATGTGGGGGAACGACGCCGACAAATGGCGATCATGCGTGCGATTGGCGCGACCGGTAAACAACTGATGTTCACGCTGCTGGCCGAAGCCTTCGTGCTGGGTGCCATCGGCACCGCGATCGGCATTCCCATGGGCCTGGGAATCGCCTGGGTTCTTAATCGCTCCATGGCTCGCGGTTTCGATGTCATCATGCCTGATCCGCAAATTAGTTGGCTGCCGATTGTCCTGGCCGGTTTGCTGGGCATCGGCGTTTCCCTCGTGGGAGCCTTCGTTCCTGCCTGGCGCGCGAGCAAAGTCTCGCCGCTGGAAGGAATGAGTCGCGTCTCGCGCCAAGATATCGAAGGGACGGGTTGGGGCTACCTTGTTCTCGGCGTCGTGCTGATGATTGCTGGTTCCGTTACGATCTATATGGGCATCACCGAACAAATCAACATCTACGCGGGCCCCTTCGGTTCGGTCGCGCTGCTGGTCGGCGTGGTCTTCCTGTCGCCACTTGTCCTGGAACCACTCATCAAGGTTTTTGGTTGGCTGTTGAGTCCCATCACCCGTGTCGAAGGAGTAATGGCTCAGCGCCAGATCCTTCGCCATCGCGTCCGAACTCAACTCACCATTGGCGTGCTGTTTGTCGCGGCTTGCATCGGCATTGGCATGACGAATTCGATCAAGGATAACCTCCGTGATCTGGCCGACTGGAAGGACGCTGCGCTCACCAGCGACTTCTTCGTCCGCTCGATGATGCCCGATATGGCCAGCGGTCTCGCCCCGGATATCCCGGACGAGGTCGGAGCCGAAATTGAAGCCCTCCCATCTCTAGGTCGCGGCTTGCTTGAGCGAATCGTGTTCACCGAAGGGCAAGTGAACGACAAGAAGGGAGTAGCGCACTCCGTCCGCGTTGTCGCCCGCGATTTCATCGACCCGAAGCCCCCGTCGTTCGACTTGATCGAGGGGAGCGTCGAATCACTGCGTGAAAAACTGTTCGATGGCCAGGCGGTCATCGGTTCCGTGCTCGCGCACGATCTGAAGGTAAAACTTGGCGACGACATCGAACTGGCCACCCTCAAGGGACCGGAAAAGATTCGCGTCGCTGCGATCGCCAACGATTATCTGGTGGCAGGTCTCTCGGTCCACTTGGAACGCAAGACTGCTGAGCGCTTGCTGGGGATTCAAGGGGTCGATGGATACGCGGTTCGTGTGCCGGACCAGCAGGATCTGGAGAATGTTCGCCGCGATCTGGAAGCCATCACCAAGAAGCACAGCCTGCTGCTGCAATCGAACGCCGAAATCAGTTGGGCCATTAGTGCGATGGTGGCTGGTGTGGAAGTCGGACTGTGGGGGCTCGTCTATGTGGCGTTTCTCGTCGCCATGATTGGCGTCGTGAATACGCTCACCATGAACGTGCTGGAGCAGACGCGCGAATTGAGCATGCTACGAATCGTTGCTATGACCAAATCGCAAGTCCGCAAAACCATTCTGACGCAGGCCCTGTTGATTGGCATGTCGGGCTTGTCGCCGGGTATTGTGGCCGGCGTCTTGGTGGCCTTCATCATGAACCTCGCGTTCGAACCATCATTCGGTCGCCGGATCGATTTCCACATCTATCCCGGCTTGCTGGGGGGTGCGCTCGTCGGCGCCATTGCCATTACTTTGCTCGCGGCCTGGCTCCCCGCCCGTCGCGCCGCCAATGTCGATGTCGCCCAGGCGTTGCATTACGACTGA
- a CDS encoding ABC transporter ATP-binding protein, producing the protein MAVLETRQVTKVYGEGDAKVEALRGVDLQVAEGEMLAIMGRSGSGKSTLLTLLGGVDVPTGGQVLLEGKDLSAMTDDQRTLIRRQRIGFVFQAFNLLPIFTAEENVSLPLELDGMPAAKARAKAAEKLELVGMGKRRDHIPGKLSGGEQQRVAIARALAIEPAILLADEPTGNLDSANGEKVTAMLRRLVEEHHQTIVIVTHDPLVAAQADRVIYLADGLVDREEINRPKQPAALPRMEASRR; encoded by the coding sequence ATGGCTGTTTTGGAGACTCGCCAAGTGACGAAAGTCTATGGCGAAGGGGATGCCAAGGTCGAAGCATTGCGGGGCGTAGACCTGCAAGTGGCCGAAGGCGAAATGCTGGCAATCATGGGTCGCAGCGGCAGCGGCAAGAGCACGTTGTTGACGTTGCTTGGCGGTGTCGACGTACCCACCGGCGGCCAGGTGCTGCTGGAAGGGAAAGACCTGTCGGCCATGACCGACGACCAGCGGACGCTCATTCGCCGGCAACGGATCGGCTTCGTCTTCCAAGCCTTTAACTTGCTACCGATCTTCACGGCCGAAGAAAACGTTTCACTGCCGCTCGAGCTCGACGGCATGCCAGCTGCCAAAGCCCGTGCGAAGGCTGCGGAAAAGTTGGAACTCGTCGGCATGGGCAAGCGCCGCGATCACATCCCAGGCAAGCTTTCGGGTGGTGAACAGCAGCGTGTGGCCATCGCCCGCGCCTTAGCCATTGAACCGGCCATCCTGCTCGCCGACGAACCGACCGGCAATCTCGACTCGGCCAATGGCGAAAAAGTCACCGCCATGCTGCGCCGCCTCGTCGAAGAACATCATCAAACCATCGTCATCGTCACCCACGATCCGCTCGTCGCCGCCCAGGCCGACCGCGTAATTTACCTGGCTGACGGCCTGGTTGACCGGGAGGAAATAAACCGCCCTAAGCAGCCGGCCGCTCTCCCACGGATGGAGGCGAGCCGGCGATGA
- a CDS encoding Gfo/Idh/MocA family protein, with the protein MARSQVSRRQFLGASAAVAASTIAIPYFVPKSAFGAADKIVTGHIGVGGQGMSNLNGFIANAAAVCDVDKTRAAAAAKKVQDKGNDCEVYTDYRKMLERKDIDAIVISTPDHWHALATIHACQAGKDVYCEKPLTLTVTEGRKMVEAARANKRVVQTGSQQRSSKEFRQACELVRNGYIGKIHTVLVGLPKSNHPGEPVADSDPPAELDYDMWLGPAPARPYNKKRVHYNFRFFWDYSGGQMTNWGAHHIDIAQWGLGMDNSGPVEIEGTATFHPMKWHEVSETCKVTCTYANGVKMIVTQGDSSVPGGTTFIGDKGQVWVNRGRISSTIDGLLQTKLKDSDTKLYVSPGHHKDFLACVASRQNPICDVEIGHRSATVCHLANAATRLGKKLKWDPVTETVDDADAAKLLDRPYRAPWKLG; encoded by the coding sequence ATGGCTCGGTCTCAAGTTTCTCGTCGTCAGTTTTTAGGAGCATCGGCAGCTGTCGCGGCGTCGACGATCGCAATTCCTTACTTTGTGCCCAAGAGCGCATTCGGCGCTGCCGACAAGATTGTGACCGGGCACATCGGCGTCGGTGGGCAGGGGATGAGCAATCTCAATGGCTTCATTGCGAATGCCGCCGCGGTCTGCGATGTCGACAAGACTCGCGCTGCCGCCGCTGCGAAGAAGGTGCAAGACAAGGGGAACGATTGCGAAGTCTATACCGACTATCGCAAGATGCTCGAGCGGAAAGATATCGACGCCATCGTCATTTCCACTCCCGACCATTGGCATGCCTTGGCCACCATTCACGCTTGCCAGGCTGGCAAAGATGTCTACTGCGAAAAGCCCCTCACGCTCACCGTGACCGAAGGGCGAAAGATGGTTGAAGCAGCCCGCGCGAACAAGCGCGTCGTGCAGACCGGCTCGCAGCAGCGGAGCAGCAAGGAATTTCGCCAGGCCTGCGAACTCGTTCGCAACGGCTACATCGGCAAGATTCACACCGTTCTTGTCGGACTGCCAAAGTCGAATCATCCGGGCGAACCAGTAGCTGACAGCGATCCACCTGCGGAACTCGACTACGACATGTGGCTCGGACCAGCGCCGGCTCGGCCCTACAACAAGAAGCGGGTGCATTACAATTTCCGCTTCTTCTGGGATTACTCCGGCGGCCAGATGACCAACTGGGGCGCTCACCACATCGATATCGCCCAATGGGGCCTCGGCATGGATAACAGCGGACCGGTCGAGATCGAAGGGACGGCCACCTTTCACCCCATGAAGTGGCACGAAGTGAGCGAGACCTGCAAAGTGACTTGCACTTACGCCAACGGCGTGAAGATGATCGTCACGCAGGGAGATAGCAGCGTTCCTGGCGGCACTACCTTCATTGGCGACAAGGGACAGGTGTGGGTCAACCGCGGCAGAATCTCGTCGACGATCGACGGGCTGTTGCAGACAAAGCTCAAGGACAGCGACACCAAGCTTTATGTCAGCCCGGGTCATCACAAGGACTTCCTGGCCTGCGTTGCCTCGCGTCAGAACCCGATCTGCGATGTCGAAATTGGGCACCGCAGTGCAACCGTTTGTCACTTGGCCAATGCAGCCACGCGGTTGGGCAAAAAGTTGAAATGGGATCCGGTCACCGAAACAGTCGACGACGCCGATGCCGCCAAACTGCTCGACCGGCCCTACCGAGCCCCCTGGAAGCTTGGTTAA
- a CDS encoding DUF1559 domain-containing protein, with amino-acid sequence MQRRHHGGFTLVELLVVIAIIGVLVALLLPAVQAARESARRMQCQNNLKQLALASHNFHDTYFHFPPAYKVNYGGNGNWGANVRLLNFYEQRSIYDALNPGDFTSYIPPVNTLTQTPIATLRCPSDPTGKINTVHGKGYAKSNYPPSAMVFLAHNPNTMTQYFPAKMADITDGTSNTFICGERDMKKNIAAVYIGRLESYSDALTYGRADVPMNTKCADQFSDPPCHRHAWTSLHPGGCNFAMCDGAVKFVSDTIETHKGYTTGCTITPNTANFLYQNLFRINDGETSQLP; translated from the coding sequence ATGCAACGGCGGCATCACGGCGGCTTCACGCTTGTCGAACTTCTGGTTGTCATCGCGATTATCGGCGTCCTCGTCGCCCTGCTCTTGCCCGCCGTACAAGCTGCTCGCGAATCAGCGCGGCGCATGCAATGCCAGAACAATCTCAAGCAGTTGGCGCTCGCCTCGCATAACTTTCACGACACGTACTTTCATTTTCCACCCGCCTATAAAGTGAACTACGGCGGCAACGGCAACTGGGGAGCGAATGTTCGCTTGTTGAATTTTTACGAACAGCGTTCGATCTACGATGCACTAAACCCGGGCGATTTCACCAGCTACATTCCGCCGGTGAATACGCTCACGCAAACACCCATTGCCACCCTGAGATGCCCTAGCGACCCTACCGGCAAGATCAACACGGTTCATGGCAAGGGTTATGCGAAGAGCAACTACCCCCCAAGTGCCATGGTGTTTTTAGCGCACAACCCGAACACGATGACCCAGTACTTTCCCGCCAAGATGGCCGACATTACCGACGGCACCAGCAACACCTTCATTTGTGGCGAGCGGGACATGAAGAAAAACATCGCCGCCGTTTACATTGGTCGCCTGGAGTCCTACTCCGACGCCCTCACCTATGGCCGGGCCGATGTCCCGATGAACACCAAGTGTGCCGATCAGTTCAGCGATCCGCCTTGCCATCGACACGCGTGGACGAGCCTGCATCCGGGGGGCTGCAACTTTGCCATGTGCGACGGAGCCGTCAAGTTTGTGTCGGACACCATTGAAACCCACAAAGGTTACACCACGGGTTGTACAATTACTCCGAACACGGCCAATTTTCTCTATCAAAACTTGTTTCGCATCAACGACGGCGAAACATCTCAGCTGCCGTAA
- a CDS encoding NADP-dependent isocitrate dehydrogenase, which translates to MSPTIIYTKTDEAPALATYSLLPIVQAFTSQAGIRVETRDISLAGRILAAFADQLPAPQRTANALAELGALTLKPDANIIKLPNISASVPQLKEAIAELQKHGYAVPNYPATPQTDAEKDAKARYDKVQGSAVNPVLREGNSDRRAPKAVKEYARKHPHSMGAWSPQSKTNVATMGKNDFFSNEKSVTVPEATTVRIEFVAKDGTVNVLKDKTPLLAGEILDATALSKKALVAFVGSQIARAKAEGVLFSLHLKATMMKVSDPIIFGHVVREFFKSVYAKHEATFTKLGVDLRNGFGDLLAKIETLPASEKAAIEADIQAAYAAGPAVAMVNSDQGITNFHVPSDVIVDASMPAMVRAGGKMYDQQGKLQDTLAVIPDSSYAGIYQATVDFCREHGALDPKTMGSVPNVGLMAQAAEEYGSHNKTFEAPGEGSIRIVDSAGKTLLEHSVEPGDIWRACQTKDAPVQDWVKLAVNRARLSNTPAVFWLDKNRAHDAQILAKVDKYLLNHDTKGLDIRVLPPAEACKFSLERIKQGLDTISVTGNVLRDYNTDLFPILEVGTSAKMLSIVPLMNGGGLFETGAGGSAPKHVEQFLQENYLRWDSLGEFFALAASLEHLSIVEKHAKAKVLADTLDTANGKFLEFDKSPGRKLGTIDNRGSHFYLALYWAQALAAQNDDAELKKIFTPIAEKLTVSESQIVAELLAVQGKPVDVGGYYQPDDAKASAALRPSATLNGILAELG; encoded by the coding sequence ATGTCGCCTACCATTATCTATACCAAGACCGACGAAGCTCCCGCCCTGGCCACCTATTCGCTGTTGCCGATTGTGCAGGCGTTCACCAGCCAGGCTGGCATTCGGGTCGAGACGCGCGACATTTCGCTCGCCGGTCGCATCCTGGCTGCTTTCGCCGACCAACTCCCCGCTCCACAGCGCACCGCCAATGCCCTGGCCGAACTGGGCGCTCTCACGCTCAAGCCCGATGCGAACATCATCAAGTTGCCGAACATCTCGGCCTCGGTGCCCCAGTTGAAGGAAGCGATTGCCGAACTTCAGAAGCATGGCTATGCCGTGCCAAACTATCCGGCGACCCCCCAGACCGATGCCGAGAAAGACGCCAAGGCCCGCTACGACAAGGTTCAGGGCTCGGCCGTTAATCCCGTGCTCCGCGAAGGGAACTCCGATCGCCGCGCACCCAAGGCGGTGAAAGAATACGCCCGCAAACATCCACACTCGATGGGTGCGTGGTCGCCGCAATCGAAGACCAACGTGGCGACGATGGGGAAGAACGATTTCTTCTCGAACGAGAAGTCGGTGACGGTTCCCGAGGCTACGACGGTTCGAATCGAGTTCGTCGCCAAAGATGGCACGGTCAATGTGCTCAAGGACAAGACTCCCTTGCTCGCTGGTGAAATTCTGGATGCCACGGCGCTCAGCAAGAAGGCCCTGGTCGCCTTTGTCGGCTCGCAGATCGCCCGCGCAAAAGCTGAGGGTGTGCTGTTTTCGCTCCACCTGAAGGCCACCATGATGAAGGTCTCAGACCCGATCATCTTCGGCCACGTGGTTCGCGAGTTCTTCAAGTCGGTTTATGCCAAGCACGAAGCGACGTTCACCAAGTTGGGCGTCGATTTGCGCAATGGCTTTGGCGACTTGCTCGCGAAGATTGAAACGCTCCCCGCCAGCGAGAAGGCTGCCATCGAAGCGGACATTCAAGCGGCCTACGCAGCGGGGCCCGCGGTGGCGATGGTCAATTCCGATCAGGGGATCACCAACTTTCATGTTCCCAGCGATGTGATTGTCGATGCTTCGATGCCCGCGATGGTTCGCGCGGGCGGCAAGATGTACGACCAGCAAGGGAAGCTGCAAGATACTCTCGCCGTCATTCCCGACAGTTCGTATGCCGGCATCTATCAAGCCACGGTCGACTTTTGCCGTGAGCACGGCGCGCTCGACCCCAAGACGATGGGCTCGGTGCCCAACGTGGGACTCATGGCCCAAGCGGCCGAAGAATATGGTTCGCACAACAAGACGTTCGAAGCTCCCGGCGAAGGGTCCATTCGGATTGTCGATTCCGCCGGCAAGACGCTGCTAGAACATAGCGTAGAGCCCGGTGATATCTGGCGCGCTTGTCAAACCAAAGATGCCCCGGTGCAAGACTGGGTGAAGTTGGCGGTCAATCGCGCTCGTCTCTCGAATACGCCTGCGGTTTTCTGGCTCGATAAGAATCGTGCGCACGACGCGCAGATTCTGGCCAAGGTCGACAAGTATCTGTTGAACCACGATACCAAGGGGCTCGATATTCGCGTCCTTCCGCCTGCCGAAGCTTGCAAGTTCAGCTTGGAACGAATCAAGCAGGGTCTCGATACGATTTCGGTTACCGGCAACGTGCTGCGAGATTACAACACCGACCTGTTCCCGATTCTCGAAGTCGGCACCAGTGCCAAGATGCTCTCGATTGTGCCGCTCATGAATGGCGGCGGGCTGTTTGAAACGGGTGCTGGCGGTTCCGCGCCCAAGCATGTCGAACAGTTCCTGCAAGAGAACTATCTGCGTTGGGATTCGCTGGGCGAGTTCTTCGCGCTGGCCGCTTCGCTGGAACACTTGAGCATCGTCGAAAAGCATGCCAAGGCCAAAGTGCTCGCCGACACACTGGACACTGCCAACGGCAAGTTCTTAGAGTTCGACAAGTCTCCCGGTCGCAAGCTCGGCACCATCGACAACCGCGGTTCGCACTTCTACCTTGCGCTTTACTGGGCCCAAGCACTGGCTGCTCAGAACGACGATGCGGAACTGAAAAAGATCTTCACCCCCATCGCCGAGAAGCTCACCGTCAGCGAGTCGCAGATCGTCGCCGAACTGCTCGCCGTCCAAGGCAAGCCTGTCGACGTCGGCGGTTACTATCAGCCCGACGACGCCAAGGCATCTGCAGCCCTGCGACCCAGTGCGACGCTGAACGGTATCCTCGCTGAACTCGGATAG
- a CDS encoding aldose 1-epimerase: MENVVLNDPASGASAEVLVSLGFNCHRFTVPHRGRHVDLIWRSPAFLTGTDRPSRSGIPILFPFPGRIRGTEFVWEGKTYHIPASDAYGNAIHGFVHTRPWRVIERDRRSLVGQFQASVDDPALRDQWPADFRITASYDLSGGMLRMVYLIENPSDAPLPCGLGTHPYFHVPFLDGPAKNCLILLPGNERWELEQMLPTGNRNRIDNVVEYRAGTPFGGLQLDDVFTDLDFEDGWCRSHIYDPAAKLALHISFSSTFRECVVFTPPHREAICIEPYTCVPNAAELLGKGIDTGLRVLPPGESFIARVELAVSEIDLSA; this comes from the coding sequence ATGGAAAACGTCGTTCTGAATGACCCGGCGAGTGGCGCGTCCGCCGAAGTCCTCGTCAGCCTCGGTTTCAATTGCCATCGCTTCACCGTGCCGCATCGCGGGCGGCACGTCGACTTGATCTGGCGCTCGCCCGCCTTTTTGACGGGCACCGATCGCCCGTCGCGTAGCGGCATTCCGATTCTCTTCCCGTTCCCCGGCCGCATTCGCGGGACGGAGTTCGTGTGGGAAGGGAAGACGTATCACATTCCGGCCAGCGATGCTTATGGAAATGCGATTCACGGCTTTGTTCACACGCGCCCCTGGCGGGTGATCGAGCGCGATCGCCGCAGCCTGGTCGGGCAGTTTCAGGCCAGTGTCGATGACCCCGCTCTTAGGGATCAATGGCCGGCCGATTTTCGCATCACCGCCAGCTACGATCTTTCCGGCGGCATGTTGCGGATGGTTTATCTGATTGAGAACCCCAGCGACGCGCCGCTCCCCTGTGGACTGGGGACGCATCCTTATTTTCACGTGCCGTTTCTCGATGGTCCGGCGAAGAACTGCCTGATTCTGCTCCCCGGCAACGAGCGTTGGGAACTCGAGCAGATGCTTCCCACTGGCAACCGCAACCGAATCGATAACGTGGTCGAGTATCGCGCGGGAACACCCTTCGGCGGCTTGCAACTCGACGATGTCTTCACCGATCTCGATTTCGAAGACGGCTGGTGCCGCAGTCATATCTACGATCCCGCTGCCAAGCTCGCGCTGCATATCAGTTTTTCCTCCACGTTCCGCGAGTGCGTCGTCTTCACGCCGCCGCATCGCGAAGCAATTTGCATCGAGCCTTACACCTGCGTCCCCAACGCAGCGGAACTGCTCGGCAAGGGAATCGACACCGGCCTGCGCGTGTTGCCTCCCGGCGAATCATTTATCGCCCGCGTCGAACTGGCAGTCAGTGAGATCGATCTGAGTGCCTAA
- a CDS encoding zinc-binding alcohol dehydrogenase family protein, with translation MKALQLEAPKHWKQIEIPAPEKPGPGEALVRVHRVGICGTDLSGYLGKMPFFSYPRIPGHELGVEVIKVGADVANVKAGDRCSVEPYINDPNSYSSQRGKPNCCEKLQVLGVHRDGGLRPYFILPARKLHVSTKLQFEQLALVETLAIGCHAVDRSELKSDEYCLIIGAGPIGLATLVFAKLTGAKIIVLDMNAQRLQFCRDVMGADHTVLLSDSLEKELRDLTEGHLPEVVIDATGSAVSMSNAFGLVAPGGRLVYVGITTDEVKFKHPVFHRPEGTLLCSRNALPRDFTRIIGLMESGQINTTPWITHRSPFEQLIEVFPSYTRPETGVIKAVVEVGE, from the coding sequence ATGAAAGCTCTCCAACTCGAGGCTCCGAAACACTGGAAACAGATTGAGATTCCCGCGCCGGAGAAGCCCGGTCCCGGCGAAGCGCTGGTGCGCGTTCATCGCGTGGGAATCTGCGGAACGGATCTCAGCGGCTATCTCGGCAAGATGCCCTTCTTCAGTTATCCGCGCATTCCTGGGCATGAACTGGGTGTAGAAGTGATCAAGGTCGGTGCCGATGTCGCCAACGTGAAGGCAGGCGATCGCTGCTCGGTCGAACCTTACATCAACGACCCCAACAGCTATTCGAGCCAACGCGGCAAGCCTAACTGTTGCGAGAAGCTCCAAGTCCTCGGTGTGCATCGCGATGGCGGCTTGCGCCCCTATTTCATCCTGCCCGCTCGCAAACTGCATGTGTCGACCAAGCTACAATTCGAGCAATTGGCTCTCGTCGAAACGCTGGCCATCGGCTGCCACGCGGTCGATCGCAGCGAACTGAAGTCCGACGAATACTGCCTGATCATCGGCGCGGGACCGATCGGTCTGGCCACGCTCGTCTTCGCCAAGCTCACCGGCGCGAAGATCATCGTCCTCGATATGAATGCGCAGCGGCTGCAATTTTGCCGCGACGTAATGGGTGCCGATCATACGGTGCTGCTCAGCGACAGCCTGGAAAAGGAACTGCGCGACTTGACCGAAGGCCACTTGCCCGAAGTGGTCATCGACGCGACGGGCTCGGCTGTCTCGATGTCAAACGCCTTTGGACTCGTGGCTCCGGGTGGTCGCTTGGTTTACGTCGGCATCACGACCGACGAGGTGAAGTTCAAGCATCCCGTGTTTCATCGCCCGGAAGGAACGCTCCTCTGCTCGCGCAACGCGTTGCCGCGCGACTTCACCCGCATCATCGGGCTGATGGAGTCTGGGCAAATCAACACCACGCCCTGGATCACTCACCGCTCGCCGTTCGAACAATTGATTGAAGTATTTCCGTCGTATACCAGGCCGGAGACTGGCGTCATCAAAGCGGTGGTTGAGGTGGGAGAATGA